TTAGCTCGTTCAGTAACCTTGGCAATACCGATTCCTCGATCCTATGGAGATGTGCCGGGCAATCGCAATCTGAAGAGCCGAACCCTTTGCATACCACCTCTGAACCGTTGAACCTATCGATCGTGCCATTGATCTCGCATTCATTGTCCGGCCCTTCAACGAGGAAGGCTGAGATCGGCTCAGCGACCTCCAATAGGTAATCTATATGCCAATGTCTCTTTTTTTTCTTTGAGAAATGCCGTCCGACCCTTGATTCTAGTCCGCTCTGGGCAGAGCCCACATAGG
This genomic window from Methanomassiliicoccales archaeon contains:
- a CDS encoding GIY-YIG nuclease family protein, whose amino-acid sequence is MRDAAAVVKGTRSLHRGSYVLIIDLAQDTTLEIGSLGSCSFKAGLYAYVGSAQSGLESRVGRHFSKKKKRHWHIDYLLEVAEPISAFLVEGPDNECEINGTIDRFNGSEVVCKGFGSSDCDCPAHLHRIEESVLPRLLNELS